From the bacterium genome, one window contains:
- the mrdA gene encoding penicillin-binding protein 2: MNPRSIIFSIFLGTVWLILLSRLFYLQVVNSDYFAGRAENNATKMIDQIPARGLIFDRYGKLIVENQPTFSIQITPAEFDTNSSSEFEYLAQRLNMSPAEVRRKIQGVWPYTPVTIKENVDFTLIAKLEEEMVKHPGVHFKVDIHRIYSPDITMPHVIGYLNQITEQTIGYFKTGDFSDTDYKIGELTGAAGIEKFYEIELRGQKGYHELQSDSKGKVVKDLGIVKHPTDGYNLYLTIDLEFQRFVETAMGQNKGSIIVVDVRTGEILAATSKPDYNIRWFVEGISHEQWKELNENPDKPMFNRIVQSGYAPGSTFKMITAIAALEEGLATPETYIECKGVYLLGGNRFRCWNWTGHGHINMQNAITHSCDVYFYTLAWELGINKLAKYARMFGLGEMTGVDLPNEKKGNVPTTDFFDSRYGRNNWKSGTVVNLGIGQGEILVTPIQIAQYVTILANSGKYQQPHFVRYAEDQEGIRKVLYPIKSVPVKPDYLDLMRHGMWAVVNTYEGTGKRAWIKWQAAGKTGTSENVHGNYHGWFAGFAPYYDPEIAVVVIMENGGEGSDVAAPMSATVMNYYFNYIRGRKAFDPSDLKEKQFQSLRNAQLIP; this comes from the coding sequence ATGAACCCTCGCTCAATTATTTTTTCCATATTTCTAGGAACGGTCTGGCTGATACTTTTGAGCCGGCTGTTTTATCTGCAGGTGGTTAATTCAGATTACTTCGCCGGGCGCGCAGAAAATAACGCAACCAAGATGATAGACCAGATCCCGGCCCGCGGATTGATTTTCGATCGATACGGGAAACTGATCGTTGAGAACCAGCCTACGTTTTCAATCCAAATTACTCCAGCCGAGTTTGACACCAACAGTTCCTCCGAGTTTGAATACCTTGCGCAAAGGCTGAATATGTCGCCCGCTGAAGTTCGCCGTAAAATCCAAGGCGTCTGGCCTTATACACCCGTTACCATAAAGGAAAATGTCGATTTCACGCTGATTGCAAAGCTGGAAGAGGAAATGGTAAAACACCCCGGTGTGCATTTCAAAGTAGATATTCACCGTATCTATTCTCCGGATATCACGATGCCGCACGTCATAGGGTACCTTAATCAGATCACCGAGCAAACTATCGGTTATTTTAAGACGGGTGATTTTTCCGATACGGATTATAAAATCGGCGAGCTGACGGGAGCTGCGGGGATCGAAAAATTCTACGAGATTGAATTGCGCGGACAAAAAGGATATCACGAACTCCAAAGTGATTCCAAGGGCAAAGTAGTAAAGGACCTGGGTATTGTTAAACACCCAACCGACGGATATAATCTTTACCTAACCATTGATCTTGAATTCCAGCGATTTGTTGAAACGGCAATGGGGCAAAATAAAGGTTCGATCATTGTCGTAGATGTACGAACGGGCGAAATTCTGGCTGCTACGAGTAAACCGGATTACAACATACGGTGGTTTGTCGAGGGCATTAGTCATGAGCAGTGGAAAGAATTGAATGAAAATCCGGATAAACCGATGTTTAATCGCATTGTACAAAGCGGTTATGCGCCGGGCTCCACTTTCAAGATGATCACGGCAATTGCCGCTCTGGAGGAAGGCCTTGCAACTCCGGAAACGTACATCGAATGCAAAGGAGTATATCTGCTCGGAGGAAACCGTTTTCGCTGCTGGAATTGGACGGGACATGGCCATATTAATATGCAAAATGCGATCACTCATTCCTGCGACGTATATTTCTATACCCTTGCCTGGGAATTGGGAATAAATAAGCTGGCAAAGTACGCGCGGATGTTCGGACTGGGTGAAATGACCGGCGTTGATTTGCCTAATGAAAAAAAAGGGAACGTTCCTACAACAGATTTTTTTGACAGCCGGTACGGAAGAAACAATTGGAAATCCGGCACCGTTGTTAATCTGGGAATTGGACAAGGCGAAATTTTGGTTACACCTATTCAAATTGCGCAGTACGTTACGATTCTTGCCAATTCCGGAAAATACCAGCAGCCGCATTTTGTACGTTATGCCGAAGATCAGGAAGGTATTCGCAAAGTCTTGTATCCGATCAAAAGCGTACCTGTCAAACCGGATTACCTTGATCTCATGCGGCACGGGATGTGGGCGGTTGTCAATACGTATGAAGGAACAGGCAAACGCGCCTGGATCAAATGGCAGGCTGCAGGTAAAACAGGAACGTCGGAAAATGTACATGGAAACTATCACGGATGGTTCGCCGGATTCGCTCCGTATTATGACCCTGAAATTGCCGTCGTGGTAATTATGGAAAACGGCGGAGAAGGCTCCGATGTTGCGGCGCCCATGTCTGCGACCGTGATGAACTATTATTTCAATTATATTCGCGGCAGGAAAGCGTTCGATCCTTCAGACCTGAAAGAGAAACAGTTCCAGTCATTACGAAATGCGCAGCTTATACCTTAA
- the rodA gene encoding rod shape-determining protein RodA: MVVEKIKNFLSDLDYFLLIPTLLLCGIGLLCIYSATVSGSPELQFNFTKQLFHFAIGLLLMFLVILIPIRLIDGAAISLYAITVVLLILVLATGSVRYGAQRWFALGPFSLQPSEIAKIATMICIARMLALSRVNPAHIANIIITFALTLIPMFLVMKQPDLGTALCIGCIALPILYWHGISLFSIFVMFSPIATVLVHIGSGYSFEAFILTLFAILMILYFSKRKTGIILAVFALNIIVGLSSEPLWDSLKDYQKERILNFIEPERDTQGSGYQVRQSKIAIGAGGFSGKGLLEGTQTQLKFLPEQHTDFIFSVVGEEFGFIGAVVLLTLFGIMIFRIILIADVVDDKFASLTLIGIATLFSFQVMVNIGMTTGIMPVTGIPLPFLSYGGTALWTNLCLMGIALNISMRKKVYDIH, encoded by the coding sequence ATGGTAGTTGAAAAAATAAAAAATTTCCTGAGCGACCTGGATTATTTTTTACTCATTCCGACCCTGTTGCTATGCGGAATTGGACTTTTGTGCATTTACTCCGCAACCGTCAGCGGAAGTCCTGAGCTCCAGTTCAATTTCACAAAACAATTATTTCATTTTGCAATAGGCCTGCTTCTCATGTTCCTCGTCATACTCATACCGATTCGTTTGATTGACGGCGCGGCTATTTCGCTATACGCGATCACGGTTGTATTACTTATTCTAGTACTTGCGACCGGTTCAGTTCGCTACGGCGCGCAGCGTTGGTTTGCACTCGGGCCATTCAGCCTCCAGCCTTCGGAAATCGCAAAAATAGCTACGATGATCTGTATTGCCCGCATGCTTGCTTTAAGCCGGGTTAATCCCGCGCATATAGCAAATATCATTATCACATTTGCACTTACATTAATCCCGATGTTTCTTGTCATGAAGCAGCCGGATCTTGGAACGGCTCTGTGCATCGGTTGTATTGCCCTGCCGATACTATACTGGCACGGCATTTCGTTATTTTCTATTTTTGTCATGTTTTCCCCCATTGCTACGGTATTGGTTCATATCGGGTCAGGATATAGTTTCGAAGCTTTTATTCTGACCTTATTTGCCATTTTGATGATATTGTATTTTTCAAAACGAAAGACCGGTATCATTCTGGCCGTGTTTGCATTAAATATTATCGTCGGACTTTCATCTGAACCGCTTTGGGATTCACTCAAGGATTATCAAAAAGAACGTATTCTGAATTTTATTGAGCCGGAGCGAGATACGCAGGGCAGCGGGTATCAGGTTCGTCAGTCGAAGATCGCCATCGGCGCCGGAGGTTTTTCAGGAAAAGGATTGTTGGAGGGAACACAAACACAATTAAAATTTCTGCCGGAACAACATACCGATTTTATTTTTTCGGTTGTCGGAGAAGAGTTTGGTTTTATCGGCGCCGTTGTCTTGTTAACCTTGTTTGGAATCATGATCTTCAGGATAATTCTCATCGCCGATGTGGTAGATGACAAGTTCGCCAGCTTGACGCTGATAGGCATAGCAACGTTGTTTTCGTTCCAGGTTATGGTTAATATTGGAATGACGACGGGAATTATGCCGGTGACGGGAATACCTCTCCCGTTCCTAAGTTATGGCGGAACCGCCTTATGGACTAATCTGTGCCTGATGGGCATCGCGTTGAATATTTCCATGAGAAAAAAAGTGTACGACATACATTAA
- a CDS encoding TIGR02253 family HAD-type hydrolase, translated as MIKAVIFDLDNTLVNFIAMKKRAITAAVEAMIDAGLDLPQEEIDQKIWKIYDERGFEHQKVFDDLLENMFGKIDHKILASGIVAYRQAREASLVTYPHVSSTLIELTKRGFKLAVVSDAPTREAWLRLCYLKLHHVFDAVVTYEDTFERKPHPAPFKKALSLLKVEAQETLMIGDWAERDMIGAKQLGMKTVFARYGDIFDTKEPGADYEINDITELLDILEKENGKE; from the coding sequence ATGATCAAAGCCGTTATTTTTGATCTTGACAATACGCTCGTCAATTTTATTGCCATGAAAAAACGCGCAATTACAGCTGCGGTAGAAGCTATGATTGATGCAGGCCTGGATCTTCCGCAGGAAGAGATAGACCAGAAAATATGGAAGATCTATGACGAGCGCGGTTTTGAACACCAAAAGGTTTTTGACGACCTGCTGGAAAATATGTTCGGCAAGATTGATCACAAGATACTCGCAAGCGGTATAGTGGCTTACCGGCAAGCGCGCGAGGCATCCCTTGTCACTTATCCGCACGTTTCCTCGACTTTGATCGAATTGACCAAAAGAGGATTCAAGCTTGCTGTCGTAAGCGATGCGCCTACACGGGAAGCGTGGCTGCGCTTGTGTTATCTTAAACTTCATCACGTCTTTGACGCTGTGGTGACTTACGAAGATACGTTTGAACGGAAACCTCATCCGGCGCCTTTTAAAAAAGCGTTGTCATTACTTAAGGTGGAGGCTCAAGAAACGCTGATGATAGGCGATTGGGCGGAGCGCGACATGATCGGCGCAAAACAACTCGGTATGAAAACCGTCTTTGCGCGGTACGGCGATATATTTGACACTAAGGAACCGGGCGCCGATTATGAAATCAACGACATTACCGAACTTCTGGATATCCTTGAAAAAGAAAATGGGAAAGAATGA
- the groL gene encoding chaperonin GroEL: protein MAAKEILFDVDARSKLKKGVDILADAVKVTLGPKGRNVLIDKKFGAPTVTKDGVTVAKEIELDEPVENMGAQMVREVASRTSDIAGDGTTTATVLAQAIFREGSKNVTAGANPMELKKGIDASVKVIVEELKKMTKKVEGKAQIAQVAAISANNDSEIGALLADAMEKVGKDGVITVEEAKGYETTLETVEGMQFDRGFLSPYFITDADTQEAVLEDPKILIFDKKISVMKDLLPILEKTVQMGKALVILAEDVENEALATLVVNKLRGTLRVAAVKAPGFGDRRKAMLEDIAVLTGGTVISEEAGYKLESAKIEYLGSAKKIIIDKDNTTIVEGAGKKEEIKGRIAQIKTQIENTTSDYDKEKLQERLAKLAGGVAVIRIGAASEVEMKEKKARVEDALHATRAAVEEGIVAGGGVAFIRAQKSLEKGKGGINDKFLVGDMGLGVAIVRRALEEPIRQIVENCGIEASIVVQKVKDGTDHFGFNALTEEYEDLLKAGVIDPTKVTRTALENAASVAGMLLTTEATVFEKKEDKKGGGMPPMPGGGMGDMY from the coding sequence ATGGCAGCAAAAGAAATCCTATTTGATGTTGACGCCCGCTCGAAGTTGAAAAAAGGTGTTGACATCCTAGCAGACGCGGTAAAAGTCACATTAGGCCCCAAAGGCCGTAATGTCTTGATCGACAAAAAATTTGGCGCACCGACCGTAACAAAAGACGGCGTAACGGTAGCTAAAGAAATTGAATTGGATGAGCCGGTTGAAAACATGGGCGCGCAGATGGTGCGTGAAGTTGCATCCAGAACCAGCGACATCGCGGGCGACGGCACGACAACGGCAACCGTATTAGCCCAGGCTATTTTCCGCGAAGGTTCCAAAAACGTGACTGCAGGCGCGAATCCGATGGAATTGAAAAAAGGAATTGACGCTTCGGTCAAAGTGATCGTGGAAGAACTGAAGAAGATGACGAAAAAAGTTGAAGGCAAGGCGCAGATCGCGCAGGTTGCCGCCATTTCAGCAAATAATGATTCTGAAATCGGAGCGCTTCTCGCCGATGCCATGGAAAAAGTTGGCAAAGACGGCGTCATCACGGTTGAAGAAGCCAAAGGTTATGAAACGACGCTCGAGACCGTTGAAGGTATGCAATTTGACCGCGGATTCTTGTCACCGTATTTTATTACCGACGCGGATACGCAGGAAGCCGTTCTGGAAGATCCTAAGATTCTTATTTTTGACAAAAAGATCTCCGTCATGAAAGATCTGCTTCCGATCCTGGAAAAAACAGTTCAGATGGGCAAAGCCTTAGTGATTCTCGCGGAAGACGTTGAGAACGAAGCATTGGCTACCTTGGTTGTTAATAAACTGCGCGGAACGCTGCGCGTTGCAGCTGTGAAGGCCCCTGGATTCGGCGATCGCAGAAAAGCGATGCTCGAAGACATTGCAGTTCTGACCGGCGGCACCGTGATCAGCGAAGAAGCGGGATATAAACTGGAAAGCGCGAAGATCGAATATTTAGGTTCGGCCAAGAAGATCATCATTGATAAAGACAACACGACGATCGTGGAAGGCGCCGGCAAAAAAGAAGAAATCAAAGGCCGTATTGCTCAGATCAAAACACAGATCGAGAATACAACCAGCGATTATGATAAAGAAAAATTACAGGAACGTTTGGCTAAATTGGCCGGCGGTGTTGCGGTGATCCGAATCGGCGCGGCGAGCGAAGTGGAAATGAAAGAGAAAAAAGCCCGCGTGGAAGATGCGTTACATGCGACGCGCGCAGCGGTTGAAGAAGGTATTGTTGCCGGCGGCGGCGTTGCATTCATTCGCGCTCAAAAATCTCTCGAAAAAGGCAAAGGCGGAATCAACGATAAATTTCTGGTCGGCGACATGGGACTTGGCGTTGCGATCGTTCGCCGAGCGTTGGAAGAGCCGATCCGTCAGATCGTTGAGAACTGCGGCATCGAAGCCTCCATCGTCGTTCAGAAAGTCAAAGACGGCACGGATCATTTCGGATTCAATGCATTGACCGAAGAATACGAAGATTTACTCAAGGCCGGTGTGATCGATCCTACCAAAGTAACCCGTACCGCATTGGAAAATGCGGCGTCCGTTGCAGGTATGCTCTTGACCACCGAAGCGACTGTGTTTGAGAAAAAAGAAGACAAGAAAGGCGGCGGCATGCCTCCGATGCCGGGCGGCGGAATGGGCGACATGTATTAA
- a CDS encoding co-chaperone GroES, whose amino-acid sequence MKLKPLGDRVIVESLEAEEKTASGIFIPDTAKEKPQAGKVLAVGPGKKDEPMEVKVGDSVLYGKYSGTEVTIDNKKYLIMHQVDILAIQG is encoded by the coding sequence ATGAAACTCAAACCATTAGGCGACAGAGTGATTGTTGAAAGTTTAGAAGCCGAAGAAAAAACGGCAAGCGGCATTTTCATTCCTGATACCGCCAAAGAAAAACCCCAGGCAGGCAAAGTTTTGGCCGTAGGACCCGGTAAAAAAGACGAACCGATGGAAGTGAAAGTCGGCGATTCGGTTCTTTACGGAAAATATTCCGGTACCGAAGTTACTATCGACAACAAAAAATATCTAATTATGCACCAGGTGGATATTCTTGCCATTCAAGGTTAA
- a CDS encoding EamA family transporter, whose product MSMSHYFRGVSLICLAALCWSSAGLLIKIINLPPIQIALYRSFVAGVFLTVYVLYRKKRLQIPFRFTITRWSIITALCYVFTVSLFVIANKLTTSANAVFLQYTAPVYVILVTYFIFKEKVYAVEIATVFICLGGMILLFMEEEKSTALAGNIFGILSGIAFAFLQISVKKSEQNASLPMTAQSDISGIFNLAFGNAATVIVLGIAISAVYASSSGSAASPLYSIFGEGFSITSNDIVGLLLLGVFQLGMGYLFFAKGAKYISNVEIAIYTLLEPILNPIWTFLGTGEFPGFWAIIGGCLVLSAIMVNTVFRKNEV is encoded by the coding sequence ATGTCGATGAGTCACTATTTCCGTGGAGTATCGCTGATTTGTCTAGCTGCATTATGTTGGAGCAGCGCGGGGTTACTCATTAAGATCATTAATTTACCGCCGATACAGATTGCTTTATATCGATCTTTCGTTGCCGGAGTTTTTCTTACCGTATATGTTTTATACAGAAAGAAAAGACTCCAAATTCCGTTCCGGTTCACCATCACGCGATGGTCGATTATCACGGCGCTCTGCTATGTGTTTACTGTATCGCTTTTTGTAATTGCCAACAAACTCACGACTTCTGCGAATGCCGTTTTTCTCCAATACACAGCTCCTGTATATGTGATCCTTGTCACTTATTTTATATTTAAGGAAAAAGTGTACGCCGTTGAGATCGCTACCGTTTTTATTTGTCTCGGCGGCATGATCCTTTTGTTTATGGAGGAAGAAAAGTCCACAGCCCTGGCAGGAAATATTTTCGGTATCTTGTCAGGAATCGCATTTGCATTTCTGCAAATATCGGTCAAGAAGTCCGAACAAAACGCTTCCCTTCCCATGACAGCTCAAAGCGATATCAGCGGTATATTTAATTTGGCATTTGGAAACGCGGCGACGGTGATCGTTTTGGGGATTGCCATATCGGCCGTATACGCATCTTCCTCCGGTTCGGCCGCTTCCCCGCTATATAGCATCTTTGGAGAAGGATTTTCGATAACCTCAAACGATATTGTCGGTTTGCTCCTTCTCGGCGTTTTTCAGCTCGGCATGGGTTATTTATTTTTTGCGAAAGGGGCAAAATATATTTCGAATGTGGAGATCGCGATCTATACATTACTCGAACCGATACTCAATCCGATCTGGACTTTTCTTGGAACGGGTGAATTTCCTGGATTCTGGGCGATCATCGGCGGCTGTCTGGTTCTCTCCGCAATTATGGTCAATACGGTATTTAGAAAAAATGAAGTGTGA
- a CDS encoding IS481 family transposase, whose amino-acid sequence MPWKEVNLMSLRNEFIQLASQEDVCMNLLCHRFGISTKTGYKWLHRYQSEGIEALKDLSRRPHRSPNQTPPKIEEAIVRLRKAHPAWGARKLRRRLETMHGGYWPSVSTITTILHRHGFIHPSESAKHKAWQRFEAASSNDLWQMDFKGHFPIGSEPCHPLTILDDHSRFNLGLYACVNQTRDTVQQYLTAVFHCYGLPACIITDNGMPWGAPDCESYTGLNVWLMRLGVIVSHSRPKHPQTMGKDERFHRTLKAEAITGYYFNTLIDCQQHFDTWRMIYNLERPHDALGGNVPASRYQISQRTFPESLPVIEYEPDILIRKVHDKGEIYFRSRMIRVGKAFRGLPVALKPSNTDGVFNVFFSHFKISEFNLNDKSN is encoded by the coding sequence ATGCCATGGAAAGAAGTTAACCTTATGTCTCTGCGTAATGAATTTATTCAATTAGCCTCCCAAGAGGACGTTTGTATGAACTTACTCTGTCATCGTTTCGGTATTAGTACCAAAACAGGCTATAAATGGCTTCATCGTTATCAAAGCGAAGGAATAGAAGCCTTAAAAGATCTTTCTCGTCGTCCCCATCGTAGTCCGAACCAAACCCCACCTAAGATCGAAGAAGCCATAGTTCGATTACGAAAAGCCCATCCGGCCTGGGGTGCTCGTAAACTTCGCAGACGCTTGGAAACAATGCATGGCGGTTATTGGCCCAGTGTAAGCACCATTACCACAATTTTACATCGCCACGGGTTTATCCACCCTTCTGAATCTGCCAAACACAAAGCCTGGCAACGTTTTGAAGCTGCCTCTTCCAATGACTTATGGCAGATGGATTTTAAAGGTCATTTTCCCATTGGCAGTGAGCCGTGTCATCCTTTAACCATCTTGGATGATCATTCCCGTTTTAATCTCGGTTTGTATGCCTGTGTGAATCAAACCCGCGACACCGTGCAGCAATACCTAACTGCTGTTTTTCATTGCTATGGCTTGCCCGCCTGTATCATCACGGACAACGGTATGCCTTGGGGCGCTCCAGACTGTGAAAGCTATACCGGATTGAATGTCTGGCTGATGCGTCTTGGTGTGATTGTCAGTCATTCTCGCCCTAAACACCCACAAACCATGGGCAAAGACGAAAGATTTCACCGCACCTTAAAAGCCGAAGCCATCACCGGGTACTATTTTAACACGCTCATAGATTGCCAACAGCATTTTGACACATGGCGTATGATCTACAATCTTGAACGGCCCCATGATGCGCTCGGTGGCAACGTTCCAGCTAGTCGGTATCAAATAAGTCAAAGAACATTTCCGGAATCACTTCCGGTTATCGAATATGAGCCTGATATTTTGATTCGAAAAGTACACGATAAGGGCGAAATCTATTTTCGAAGTCGAATGATCCGAGTCGGAAAAGCTTTTCGAGGCTTACCGGTAGCACTCAAACCATCAAATACCGATGGCGTATTCAACGTCTTCTTTAGTCACTTCAAAATCTCAGAATTTAACTTGAATGATAAATCCAATTAA
- a CDS encoding DUF1566 domain-containing protein, whose amino-acid sequence MQYSKSILFFLCLLVCITSIVCDEKSDKKEAPTVTTASITSITVTTASGGGDVTADGGADITARGLCWSTSQNPTIEDSHTTEGSEIGPFASSITGLSPNTMYYVKAYATNDVGTSYGNQVTFTTNPILVPTVTTTTITNITSTSASTGGNVTADGGAPVTARGVCWNTSANPTITDSITSNGTGTGAYVSSMGNLLPNTTYYVRAYVTNSAGTNYGNEVSFATGVVVLPTVTTASMTNITTATASSGGNVTADGGAAVTARGVCWSTSQNPTIADAHTSNGTGTGLFISSITSLTPNTTYYVKAYVTNSVGTSYGSEESFTTLTIGDSYQGGKIFYILQPGDSGYVAGQSHGLIAAPTDQGTSIQWYNGSNIVTGAAGIAIGTGNTNTNAIVAAQGAGSYAAKLCYDLVLDSYNDWYLPSKDELNKLYVNKAVVGGFGDSNYWSSSEDNVYIAEYQYFGDGGQYSSFKYESYYVRAIRAF is encoded by the coding sequence ATGCAATATTCAAAAAGCATTTTGTTTTTCCTATGTTTGTTGGTATGCATCACTTCAATTGTATGTGATGAGAAGTCAGATAAAAAAGAGGCGCCAACAGTAACTACAGCATCCATTACAAGCATAACGGTAACAACCGCAAGCGGCGGCGGCGACGTAACAGCAGACGGCGGTGCTGACATTACGGCCCGCGGTTTGTGCTGGAGTACATCGCAGAACCCTACCATCGAAGATAGTCACACTACGGAAGGCTCTGAGATCGGTCCATTCGCGAGTTCCATTACCGGCTTATCGCCCAACACGATGTATTACGTCAAAGCGTATGCAACCAATGACGTTGGAACATCTTATGGAAATCAAGTCACCTTCACTACAAATCCAATACTAGTTCCGACCGTTACAACCACTACTATAACAAATATCACTTCTACGTCAGCAAGCACGGGAGGCAATGTCACGGCAGACGGCGGCGCACCGGTGACCGCGAGAGGGGTTTGCTGGAATACATCGGCTAATCCTACGATCACCGACAGTATCACAAGCAACGGTACCGGCACAGGCGCATATGTAAGCTCAATGGGAAATCTTCTTCCTAATACTACATACTACGTCAGAGCGTATGTAACCAATAGCGCAGGAACTAATTATGGAAATGAAGTTAGTTTTGCTACAGGCGTCGTTGTACTACCTACAGTTACTACAGCCTCCATGACGAATATCACCACAGCAACAGCCTCCAGCGGTGGCAATGTAACCGCAGATGGCGGTGCAGCGGTAACAGCAAGAGGTGTTTGCTGGAGCACATCACAGAATCCAACAATAGCTGATGCACACACATCCAATGGAACGGGAACTGGTTTGTTCATAAGCTCCATTACAAGTTTGACACCGAATACGACCTATTATGTAAAAGCATACGTTACGAATAGCGTGGGAACGAGTTACGGCAGTGAAGAAAGTTTCACTACTCTCACAATTGGCGATAGTTATCAAGGTGGCAAAATATTTTATATTTTGCAGCCCGGTGATTCCGGGTACGTAGCGGGCCAATCACACGGATTAATAGCCGCGCCAACCGACCAAGGAACGAGTATACAATGGTATAATGGCAGTAATATAGTAACAGGAGCAGCAGGAATTGCAATTGGCACAGGAAATACAAATACAAATGCCATTGTTGCAGCCCAAGGAGCAGGAAGCTATGCAGCCAAATTGTGCTATGATTTAGTATTGGATAGTTATAACGACTGGTATTTACCAAGCAAAGATGAATTAAACAAACTTTACGTGAACAAAGCAGTGGTTGGCGGCTTCGGTGATTCTAACTATTGGAGTTCTTCTGAGGATAATGTTTACATCGCGGAGTACCAGTACTTCGGCGATGGTGGCCAGTACTCCAGCTTTAAATACGAATCGTATTACGTGCGTGCGATTCGGGCTTTTTAA
- a CDS encoding polyprenyl synthetase family protein: MTLKDIFDPIDGELEVFKKKFKEQLTSKIKIVDTIAQYVVKSRGKNLRPMLVLLCSKLCDGTVTERSYRAAITIELVHSATLVHDDVVDGADMRRGMPSINAIWKNKMAVLMGDYLLANALISIVDIKSFDAMMLLSNATKRASQGELLQIDKSRKLDIDEETYIQIVSDKTGALIAAACELGAITTTENMEDRKALKEFGENIGIAFQIKDDLFDFEGVQTIIGKTKGRDLKEQKITLPLIHAFSKAPRAESKRVLKMIKNDVSRSDVKHIIAFTETHGGLEYAKKRLKDYSDRAIANLSHFKDSKAKEGLKNFVQFNMERNK, encoded by the coding sequence ATGACGCTGAAAGACATATTTGACCCGATTGACGGAGAACTCGAGGTATTCAAGAAAAAATTCAAAGAACAGCTGACGTCGAAGATCAAGATCGTAGATACGATCGCGCAGTATGTGGTCAAGTCCCGCGGCAAGAACCTCCGGCCGATGCTGGTGCTTTTGTGCAGCAAGCTGTGCGACGGCACAGTAACCGAACGCAGTTACCGCGCGGCGATCACGATCGAGTTGGTGCACAGCGCAACGCTGGTTCATGACGACGTAGTGGACGGAGCCGATATGCGGCGCGGCATGCCGTCGATCAATGCGATCTGGAAAAATAAGATGGCCGTTCTGATGGGCGACTATCTTCTGGCCAATGCGTTGATCAGTATCGTCGACATCAAAAGTTTTGACGCGATGATGCTTTTGTCCAATGCCACAAAACGAGCAAGCCAGGGCGAACTCCTGCAGATCGACAAAAGCCGCAAACTGGATATTGACGAAGAAACGTATATTCAGATCGTTTCGGACAAAACGGGCGCGCTGATCGCGGCGGCGTGTGAACTCGGCGCGATCACGACCACCGAAAACATGGAAGACCGAAAAGCGTTAAAGGAATTCGGAGAGAATATCGGCATTGCATTTCAGATCAAAGATGATCTCTTTGATTTCGAAGGCGTACAAACCATTATCGGAAAAACCAAGGGCCGCGATCTGAAAGAACAAAAGATCACGCTGCCTTTGATCCACGCTTTCAGCAAGGCGCCACGGGCGGAATCGAAACGCGTTCTAAAAATGATCAAAAACGATGTGAGCCGTTCCGATGTGAAACACATCATCGCCTTCACCGAGACTCACGGCGGACTTGAATATGCGAAAAAGCGGCTTAAGGATTATTCTGACAGAGCCATTGCTAATTTATCTCACTTTAAAGATTCAAAGGCTAAAGAAGGACTGAAAAATTTTGTGCAGTTTAATATGGAGAGAAACAAGTAA